The following proteins come from a genomic window of Mycobacterium gordonae:
- the eccB gene encoding type VII secretion protein EccB, whose amino-acid sequence MAGDSRAAVRCTGFERTAVSEPDRLPGRGLVLSTRVQVSGHMFFARRAVLAMTRRRVRMEAEPGRRQSMAILAGLTASVVLCVGALFWSFVRPASSAGASRVLADQQSGALYVAVGDKLYPALNLASARLIAGEPVNPDRVRRSEIDARPRGSLVGIAGAPQEMTATSPGRTSWLVCDEIIKALGAGAPEPVTVTVIDGQPQLGERHRILGAEDAVLRRFAEDVWLIRDGRRSLIDRGSRAVLLALGFGDDALSSARPMSRALFDAIPVGPVLAVPAIAGAGSAARFAGAPGPVGTVVSTPQVGGQTAYSVVLADGIQPVSALAAQVLQNAGPVGAGSPVVAGAVLAKLPVVNVLDLSAFPAVPPHVVDSQVNSVACWQWQRVWGEPSAATSVVVGTSIPVSDGDAGKGVELVRPGGSTLQADRVFFTRDFSNYVVSTGNSPSSATLESLWWVSESGVRFGVAREDQTLRALGLSTPPRPAPWSVLRLLAGGPMLSRADALVRHNALPVDGNPGELEIPK is encoded by the coding sequence ATGGCGGGGGATTCCCGCGCGGCGGTGAGGTGTACCGGCTTTGAGAGGACGGCTGTGAGCGAGCCAGATCGGCTTCCGGGCCGTGGTTTGGTGTTATCGACGCGGGTCCAGGTATCGGGCCACATGTTTTTTGCCCGCCGTGCGGTGTTGGCGATGACGCGCCGTCGGGTGCGGATGGAGGCCGAGCCTGGTCGGCGTCAGTCGATGGCGATTCTGGCCGGCCTCACGGCGTCGGTGGTGTTGTGCGTGGGGGCCCTGTTCTGGTCGTTTGTGCGCCCGGCGAGTTCGGCGGGTGCGTCGCGGGTGTTGGCTGATCAGCAGTCCGGCGCTTTGTATGTGGCCGTTGGTGACAAGCTGTATCCGGCGCTGAACTTGGCCTCGGCCCGGCTGATCGCGGGTGAGCCGGTGAATCCGGATCGGGTTCGGCGCAGTGAGATTGATGCCCGGCCTCGAGGATCGCTGGTGGGCATTGCCGGTGCCCCGCAAGAGATGACGGCGACCTCCCCTGGTCGCACGTCGTGGCTGGTGTGCGACGAGATCATCAAGGCGCTCGGCGCGGGGGCGCCCGAGCCGGTGACCGTGACGGTGATCGATGGGCAGCCGCAGCTGGGGGAACGTCACCGTATCCTGGGGGCCGAGGATGCGGTGCTGCGCCGCTTCGCTGAGGATGTGTGGCTGATCCGCGATGGCCGGCGCTCGCTGATCGACCGGGGATCGCGTGCGGTGTTGTTGGCGCTGGGTTTCGGTGATGACGCGTTGTCCTCGGCGCGCCCGATGAGCCGGGCTTTGTTCGATGCGATTCCGGTGGGGCCGGTGTTGGCGGTGCCGGCGATCGCGGGTGCGGGCTCTGCGGCACGTTTTGCCGGTGCGCCGGGGCCGGTGGGAACGGTGGTGTCGACCCCGCAGGTGGGGGGCCAGACGGCGTACTCGGTGGTACTGGCCGATGGCATACAGCCGGTGTCGGCGTTAGCGGCGCAGGTGTTGCAGAACGCCGGTCCGGTGGGGGCGGGGTCGCCGGTGGTCGCCGGTGCGGTGCTGGCCAAGTTGCCCGTGGTCAACGTGCTGGATTTGTCGGCGTTTCCAGCGGTGCCGCCGCATGTGGTGGACAGCCAGGTGAATTCAGTGGCGTGTTGGCAGTGGCAGCGGGTGTGGGGTGAACCGTCGGCGGCGACGTCGGTGGTGGTGGGGACGTCGATCCCGGTGTCGGACGGTGATGCGGGCAAGGGGGTGGAGTTGGTCAGACCCGGCGGTTCGACGTTGCAGGCCGACCGGGTGTTCTTTACCCGCGACTTCTCCAATTACGTTGTTTCCACGGGTAATTCGCCGTCTTCTGCCACATTGGAGTCGTTGTGGTGGGTCTCGGAGTCCGGGGTCAGGTTTGGTGTGGCGCGCGAGGACCAGACGTTGCGGGCGTTGGGGTTGTCGACCCCTCCTCGCCCGGCCCCGTGGTCGGTGTTGCGGCTGCTGGCGGGTGGGCCGATGTTGTCGCGTGCGGATGCACTGGTACGGCATAACGCGTTGCCGGTTGACGGCAACCCTGGGGAGTTGGAGATCCCGAAGTGA